One Gammaproteobacteria bacterium DNA segment encodes these proteins:
- the crp gene encoding cAMP-activated global transcriptional regulator CRP, translating to MEKFLEQSHRRTYPAKTVIISAGDHSDELFYILNGSVTVLMEDDNGHEIVLAYLNEGDFFGELGLFDEEQKRSAWVRARTKCEVAQISYDKLKNMFNDECEVLFRMASQLAIRLKNTSRKVGDLAFLDVSGRVARALLDLCKQPDAMSHPDGMQIKVTRQELGRIAGCSREMVGRVLKELEERHLIEAHGKTIVVYGTR from the coding sequence ATAGAAAAGTTCCTGGAGCAGTCCCACCGGCGCACTTATCCGGCCAAGACCGTGATTATCAGCGCCGGCGACCACTCGGACGAGTTGTTCTATATCCTCAACGGCTCGGTCACCGTGCTCATGGAGGACGACAACGGCCACGAGATCGTGCTCGCCTACCTCAACGAAGGCGATTTCTTCGGCGAACTCGGCCTGTTTGATGAAGAGCAGAAACGCAGCGCCTGGGTGCGCGCCCGCACCAAGTGCGAGGTGGCCCAGATCAGCTACGACAAGCTCAAGAACATGTTCAACGACGAGTGCGAGGTCCTGTTCCGCATGGCATCGCAACTCGCCATTCGCCTCAAGAACACCAGCCGTAAGGTCGGCGACCTCGCCTTTCTCGACGTCTCCGGCCGCGTGGCCCGCGCCCTGCTGGACCTCTGCAAGCAGCCCGACGCCATGAGCCATCCCGACGGTATGCAGATCAAAGTGACCCGCCAGGAACTCGGCCGCATCGCCGGCTGCTCGCGGGAGATGGTGGGGCGGGTGCTGAAGGAACTGGAGGAACGCCACCTCATCGAGGCCCACGGCAAGACCATCGTCGTCTACGGCACGCGTT